In Candidatus Binatia bacterium, one DNA window encodes the following:
- a CDS encoding efflux RND transporter periplasmic adaptor subunit: protein MKRFPLKLVLPLAIVLTSGVVAVFLVTAGARVQTRPAEDFARLVRATAVQPQPRRLAVRAQGSVEPRTQTDLVAETAGRILEVSPSFAAGGFFNQGDLLIRLDATDQEIAVRRAEANYTAAQSRLSLAEKMFSRSEALRESGALSDREFDDATNSVALAKAAFIESDASRSQAMSDLARTEIRAPYEGRIRTAKADVGQFVSRGTPLGRIYATDYAEVPLPIPDTDLAFLDLDLGDSGGPPVELRSGFAGQDHVWTGKIVRTEGEIDPRTRMVTVIARVEDPYGRRTDQPMAPLAVGMFVDATIQGRVIPEAVEIPRRALRDGDRVLVINDDLEIHYRDVDVIKRTRDGFLVGGGLENGERICISPIEAVTNGMKVRVAPLS, encoded by the coding sequence ATGAAACGATTTCCGCTGAAACTCGTTTTGCCGCTCGCAATCGTCCTGACCAGCGGCGTGGTTGCCGTCTTTCTGGTGACGGCCGGAGCGCGGGTCCAGACCCGCCCTGCGGAAGACTTCGCCCGACTCGTCCGTGCCACTGCTGTCCAACCCCAACCCCGTCGGCTCGCTGTGCGGGCGCAAGGCAGTGTCGAGCCTCGCACCCAGACCGATCTGGTTGCGGAAACGGCGGGCCGCATCCTCGAGGTCTCGCCTTCGTTTGCCGCAGGCGGATTCTTCAATCAGGGAGATTTGCTGATCCGACTGGACGCGACCGACCAGGAAATTGCTGTCCGCCGGGCCGAAGCCAATTACACAGCGGCGCAAAGCCGCCTGTCTCTGGCCGAGAAAATGTTCTCTCGCAGCGAGGCATTGCGCGAAAGCGGCGCACTTAGCGATCGCGAATTCGACGACGCGACCAATAGTGTCGCTCTTGCCAAGGCTGCATTTATCGAGTCAGATGCTTCGCGCAGTCAGGCCATGTCGGACCTGGCCCGCACCGAGATCCGGGCGCCTTATGAAGGTCGGATCCGGACGGCCAAAGCCGACGTCGGCCAGTTTGTGAGCCGCGGCACTCCGCTGGGCCGCATCTATGCGACCGACTATGCCGAGGTGCCCTTGCCGATCCCCGATACCGATCTGGCCTTTCTCGATCTCGATCTCGGCGATAGCGGCGGGCCTCCGGTAGAACTGCGTTCCGGGTTCGCCGGGCAGGACCATGTCTGGACAGGGAAAATTGTACGCACCGAGGGCGAGATTGACCCCCGGACTCGAATGGTCACGGTCATCGCCCGCGTTGAGGATCCTTATGGGCGACGGACCGACCAGCCGATGGCTCCGCTCGCAGTCGGAATGTTTGTCGATGCAACCATCCAGGGACGCGTCATCCCCGAAGCCGTCGAGATCCCGCGCCGCGCCTTGCGTGACGGCGACCGCGTGCTCGTCATCAATGACGACCTCGAAATTCATTACCGCGACGTGGATGTCATCAAACGAACACGGGACGGCTTCCTGGTCGGCGGCGGCCTGGAGAACGGTGAACGCATTTGCATCTCGCCGATCGAGGCCGTCACCAACGGCATGAAGGTTCGGGTCGCTCCCCTCTCATGA
- a CDS encoding TetR family transcriptional regulator yields MQVDTRERLLDAAENLFAREGLSRPSVRQITSEAGVNVAAVNYHFGSREGLVEAVFERHATAVNAERVEKLDAILRDAGSKRPSLSAILEAYLEVRLRHRKERDPGGPGLKQLFGHLLAEPPEVVEPLMQKHFQPTTNRFLDALAQALPELPGHELEFRFQLVMASLATTATAAPKTLNAPTSGQHKKMDTETMNDKQTIQKLVTFLAAGLRAPSAVQ; encoded by the coding sequence ATGCAGGTCGATACCCGGGAGCGGCTGCTCGATGCAGCCGAGAATCTCTTCGCTCGGGAAGGCTTGTCGCGCCCAAGCGTTCGCCAGATCACGTCCGAAGCCGGCGTGAACGTCGCGGCTGTCAACTATCACTTCGGCTCCCGCGAAGGGCTGGTCGAGGCCGTTTTCGAGCGCCATGCAACCGCCGTCAATGCCGAACGAGTCGAGAAGCTTGACGCGATCCTGCGTGACGCCGGCAGCAAACGCCCCTCGCTTTCAGCGATCTTGGAGGCATATCTCGAGGTCCGCCTGCGCCATCGCAAGGAGCGCGATCCAGGAGGCCCTGGTCTGAAACAGCTCTTCGGCCATCTGCTGGCCGAGCCGCCCGAGGTGGTCGAGCCCTTGATGCAAAAACACTTTCAACCAACCACCAACAGGTTCCTCGACGCGCTGGCGCAGGCGTTACCCGAACTGCCTGGCCACGAACTCGAGTTTCGTTTCCAGCTCGTCATGGCCAGTCTGGCCACGACGGCCACCGCAGCGCCAAAAACACTGAATGCCCCCACATCGGGACAACACAAAAAGATGGACACAGAAACCATGAACGACAAACAAACCATTCAAAAACTTGTAACGTTCCTCGCGGCAGGCCTGCGGGCCCCCTCGGCGGTGCAGTGA
- a CDS encoding GNAT family N-acetyltransferase, producing MDDTILEAFQRLMPQLSVNHPPPEASDLAALIDSPSRLLLARDRADQIVGTATLSVFRIPSGLRCRIEDVIVDKSARGAGVGAELTKAALILARELGAPGVDLTSNPQREAANRLYLRLGFQPRKTNLYRYDF from the coding sequence ATGGACGACACCATTCTGGAGGCTTTCCAGCGCCTGATGCCGCAACTCTCGGTAAACCACCCTCCCCCGGAAGCGTCCGACCTCGCCGCGCTGATCGATTCGCCTTCGCGCCTGCTTCTCGCCCGAGACAGGGCCGACCAGATTGTCGGAACAGCCACGCTGAGCGTTTTTCGAATTCCCTCGGGACTCCGCTGCCGCATTGAGGATGTCATCGTCGACAAGAGCGCACGCGGCGCGGGCGTAGGCGCCGAACTGACAAAGGCCGCGCTGATTCTGGCCCGAGAATTGGGCGCTCCCGGCGTCGACCTGACGTCCAATCCCCAGCGCGAAGCAGCCAATCGGCTGTACCTGCGACTCGGCTTTCAACCCCGCAAGACCAATCTTTATCGCTACGATTTCTAG
- the gshB gene encoding glutathione synthase: MARSLRIAYLMDPLGGIDIDKDTTFAFLLESESRGHRNFVMGPADLAIRRGIPEARVQEVQVQRVAGDHYSLAAPTRETLESFDVVMLRKDPPFDMSFFFDTHVASLIDAKKTLVLNRPSGLRDANEKLYALRFPEITPESLVTGDADLLKEFLHELGGEMIIKPLDGCGGAGIFHLQEQDRNLNAILETATDEGRTRVMAQRYLPEVREGDKRIIVIDGEPLGAVLRVPNDGDHRSNFHVGGSAVRSDLTDRDREICARMADDLRRDGLIFVGLDVIGGYLTEVNVTSPTGIQEIDQLCGTNLAANMIDWIEEHTG, translated from the coding sequence ATGGCCCGGTCTCTCAGGATTGCCTACTTGATGGACCCCCTTGGCGGGATCGATATCGACAAGGACACCACCTTTGCCTTTCTGCTCGAATCAGAGTCACGTGGGCATCGCAATTTCGTGATGGGTCCGGCTGATCTCGCGATCCGGAGGGGCATCCCGGAAGCACGCGTCCAGGAAGTTCAAGTTCAGCGCGTTGCCGGGGACCACTACAGCCTCGCGGCACCTACCCGCGAAACTCTCGAAAGCTTTGATGTGGTCATGCTTCGCAAGGATCCGCCTTTCGATATGAGTTTCTTTTTCGACACCCATGTCGCCTCGTTGATCGACGCGAAAAAAACTCTGGTGCTCAACCGCCCGTCCGGCCTGCGCGATGCCAACGAAAAACTCTATGCCTTGCGCTTCCCGGAGATTACCCCGGAAAGTCTGGTTACCGGCGACGCCGATCTGCTCAAGGAATTCCTGCACGAACTCGGCGGCGAGATGATCATCAAGCCGCTCGATGGCTGCGGTGGGGCCGGAATTTTCCACCTGCAGGAACAGGACCGGAACCTCAATGCCATCCTTGAGACGGCGACCGACGAGGGGCGGACCCGAGTGATGGCACAGCGCTACCTGCCCGAAGTCCGCGAAGGAGATAAACGGATTATCGTGATCGATGGAGAGCCTCTTGGCGCTGTTCTGCGGGTTCCCAATGACGGCGACCACCGGTCGAATTTCCATGTCGGCGGCAGCGCGGTTCGTAGCGACCTCACCGATCGAGACCGGGAGATCTGCGCGCGTATGGCAGACGACCTTCGGCGCGACGGGCTGATTTTCGTCGGACTGGACGTAATCGGGGGCTATTTGACCGAGGTCAACGTGACCAGCCCCACCGGGATTCAGGAAATCGACCAGCTCTGCGGGACCAATCTGGCTGCCAATATGATCGATTGGATCGAAGAACACACCGGGTAA
- a CDS encoding carotenoid oxygenase family protein: MSSDATADLLNKDDAPAHLTGNFAPVMEECTSFDLPVEGQIPTSLRGSYVRNGPNPQSGTSKHWFTGDGMLHGIQLEGGRASAFRNRWVRTRTFADPETSFIGEDFAVDRSIAVANTNIVQHAGRMLALVETSFPTEVTSELETVGTHDFAGKLQSGMTAHPKFCPKTGEMHFFGYGFLPPLLSYHRVDAKGVLVQTEEIDVTGPTMVHDFAITEHYVVFMDLPVVFDFEQAMGVTENESGFPYHWSDDYPARLGVMPRSQPGAPVRWFAIEPCYSFHPFNAFERDGEIILDLCRYPELWRESSSVFQIPSPHRFVINLKAGSVSETPLAAGFAEFPRIDDRLTGLPNRFGYAARSNALPTDEHTPPAILKYDLEKGTEEEWNAPDGCVPGEAVFVPDSETAGEDEGWLLFYAYDENRDTSDLIILNAQEPAKGPVARVTLPQRVPFGFHGNWFPEQA, translated from the coding sequence ATGAGTAGCGACGCGACAGCAGATCTTCTGAACAAAGACGACGCCCCGGCCCACCTCACGGGCAACTTTGCCCCCGTGATGGAGGAATGCACCTCATTTGACCTGCCAGTCGAGGGGCAGATTCCGACGAGCCTCCGCGGCAGCTATGTGCGCAACGGCCCCAACCCACAGAGCGGAACCTCGAAGCATTGGTTCACGGGCGACGGCATGCTGCATGGCATCCAGCTCGAGGGCGGCCGGGCCAGCGCCTTCCGCAACCGATGGGTACGCACCAGGACCTTCGCGGACCCGGAGACCTCTTTTATCGGAGAAGACTTTGCCGTCGACCGCTCCATCGCGGTGGCCAACACAAATATCGTGCAACACGCCGGGCGCATGCTTGCTCTGGTCGAGACCAGTTTCCCTACCGAGGTGACGTCCGAACTCGAGACGGTCGGCACCCACGATTTTGCCGGCAAACTGCAATCCGGCATGACAGCTCACCCCAAGTTCTGCCCCAAAACCGGCGAAATGCATTTCTTCGGCTATGGATTCCTCCCGCCCCTGCTCTCCTACCACCGGGTCGACGCCAAGGGCGTGCTGGTACAGACCGAAGAGATCGACGTGACCGGCCCGACCATGGTTCACGATTTCGCGATCACCGAGCACTACGTCGTCTTCATGGACCTGCCTGTCGTCTTCGATTTCGAACAAGCGATGGGTGTCACGGAAAATGAAAGCGGATTTCCCTACCATTGGAGTGACGACTACCCGGCTCGACTGGGCGTCATGCCGCGCAGCCAACCCGGCGCACCGGTGCGCTGGTTCGCCATCGAGCCTTGTTACTCATTCCACCCCTTCAATGCATTCGAACGGGACGGCGAGATCATCCTTGACCTCTGTCGCTACCCCGAACTTTGGCGAGAATCCTCGAGCGTCTTCCAGATCCCGTCCCCGCACCGGTTTGTCATCAATCTAAAGGCAGGCAGCGTTTCGGAAACGCCACTCGCGGCGGGGTTTGCTGAATTCCCGCGGATCGACGATCGACTCACGGGCCTACCCAATCGCTTCGGTTACGCGGCCCGTTCCAATGCTCTGCCGACCGACGAGCATACCCCGCCTGCGATCCTCAAATACGATCTTGAAAAAGGCACCGAGGAGGAATGGAACGCCCCGGACGGATGTGTTCCGGGCGAAGCCGTCTTCGTGCCCGACAGCGAGACCGCCGGCGAAGACGAAGGCTGGCTGCTGTTCTACGCCTACGACGAGAACCGCGACACCTCCGACCTGATCATCCTGAACGCTCAGGAACCTGCCAAGGGACCCGTGGCGCGGGTCACCCTGCCGCAAAGGGTGCCGTTCGGTTTTCACGGCAATTGGTTCCCCGAGCAAGCGTAG
- a CDS encoding RsmE family RNA methyltransferase, whose translation MSARLFAERDAEDRHAARLSPASTRHLRSLRLETGDMLEAVLGPGDLWRAMITSSEAGGAKLSLEEKLPAPPEDPIAPIWLLVAIADLGRSETLVEKVTELGATDILFFRAARSQAREISDSRLQRLRRIALAACEQCRRTWPPRLAQANSLEAALQSLPDDVQAIAFDPTADENLAPRSESIAFLIGPEGGFDAAELSWLEQQKIPRCSLGPRTLRFETAAIAALAALRK comes from the coding sequence ATGAGCGCCCGACTCTTTGCCGAACGCGACGCCGAAGACAGGCATGCGGCGCGGCTGAGCCCGGCCAGCACCCGGCACCTGCGCTCACTGCGCCTCGAGACAGGCGATATGCTCGAAGCCGTTCTCGGACCGGGCGACCTCTGGCGCGCCATGATCACCAGCAGCGAGGCCGGAGGTGCCAAGCTCTCCCTGGAGGAGAAACTACCCGCGCCTCCCGAGGACCCGATCGCTCCCATCTGGCTCCTGGTCGCCATCGCCGACCTCGGCCGCAGTGAAACGCTGGTGGAAAAAGTCACCGAATTGGGCGCGACCGATATCTTGTTTTTCCGCGCCGCCCGCAGCCAGGCGCGCGAGATCTCGGACTCTCGCCTGCAACGCCTGCGGCGAATTGCCCTCGCCGCCTGCGAGCAATGTCGGCGGACATGGCCGCCCCGCCTGGCTCAGGCAAACAGCCTCGAAGCCGCACTCCAATCACTACCCGACGACGTGCAAGCGATCGCATTCGACCCGACGGCAGACGAGAACCTCGCTCCCCGTTCCGAGAGCATCGCCTTTTTGATCGGCCCCGAGGGAGGTTTTGATGCGGCCGAGTTGTCCTGGCTCGAACAGCAAAAGATCCCCCGCTGCTCGCTGGGGCCCCGCACCCTTCGATTCGAAACCGCCGCGATCGCGGCTCTTGCCGCCCTCCGAAAGTAA
- a CDS encoding 50S ribosomal protein L11 methyltransferase gives MASSGKKDPDLWTHARIPAPEEAEDAIAALCLELGAPGVQTGARDFRRAAKGSRRAPRIRIEAWFPPAVSRDKLEKALQNGLARIRASFPGLNPKSLRVADFTVGDYGASWRENFPPLKIGKTFLISPSWHKLPPSRRHTVVIDPGQAFGTGHHSTTRGCLLALEEEFARTEVCRGLDVGTGSGVLAIAMRKLGATRVVAIDNDPLSLAATEDAVEVNECAPLRVGANLSAARGEFDIVIANLYSRLLVRMAASLANRVKPGGSLIVSGLLEKQEAEVKKALQAQGLRVRERRSLATWVTLTLRRPKPRASRNPT, from the coding sequence ATGGCTTCCTCCGGAAAAAAAGATCCTGACCTTTGGACACACGCTCGGATCCCGGCCCCGGAAGAGGCCGAGGACGCGATCGCGGCCCTATGCCTGGAACTCGGTGCCCCCGGGGTCCAGACCGGGGCCAGAGACTTTCGACGCGCAGCCAAAGGCAGCCGGAGAGCACCGAGAATCCGGATCGAAGCCTGGTTCCCTCCGGCCGTCTCTCGCGACAAGCTCGAGAAGGCTCTGCAAAACGGACTCGCTCGAATCCGCGCTTCGTTTCCGGGGCTGAACCCCAAAAGCCTCCGCGTCGCGGATTTCACCGTCGGCGACTACGGCGCCTCATGGCGCGAGAATTTCCCCCCGCTCAAGATCGGCAAGACCTTTTTGATCAGCCCGTCCTGGCACAAGCTGCCACCATCGCGGCGCCATACCGTGGTGATTGACCCCGGGCAGGCCTTCGGGACGGGCCATCATTCGACCACGCGCGGCTGCTTGCTGGCGCTGGAGGAGGAATTTGCGCGCACCGAGGTCTGCCGCGGACTCGACGTCGGAACCGGATCGGGCGTTCTCGCGATCGCCATGCGCAAACTGGGCGCGACTCGCGTGGTCGCCATCGATAATGATCCGCTCTCTCTGGCCGCGACCGAAGATGCGGTGGAGGTCAACGAGTGTGCGCCGCTGCGCGTCGGCGCCAACCTCAGTGCGGCCCGAGGCGAATTCGATATCGTCATCGCCAACCTCTACTCGCGCCTGCTTGTCCGTATGGCAGCCAGCCTCGCCAATCGCGTCAAACCCGGCGGCAGCCTGATCGTCTCGGGCCTTCTCGAAAAACAGGAGGCCGAGGTCAAAAAAGCTCTTCAGGCACAGGGACTTCGCGTGCGCGAGCGCCGATCGCTGGCGACATGGGTCACGCTCACCCTGCGCCGACCGAAACCGCGCGCCAGCCGGAACCCGACATGA
- a CDS encoding glycerophosphodiester phosphodiesterase family protein — translation MSAFAIQPADFVRVGHRGAAAERPENTHAAFARALEAAADMIECDLQLTADGHVVIIHDYTADRTTSGSGAIADQTLDDLRALDAGAWKDAAFAGEKVPTLEETLDQVLPTAELNLELKSRGTREDSRRLALAAAAAVRDRDVWSRVIFSSFNPEALIELREVAPEARIGVLWHHEDYTLAFDAAAQLGAVSLHPYAGHVTPALVAEAHGRGLRVFTWTENDPERIQALARMGCDGIISDYPGRLLEARGRLLAAT, via the coding sequence ATGAGTGCCTTTGCCATCCAACCGGCGGACTTTGTGCGTGTGGGCCACCGAGGCGCCGCGGCCGAACGTCCGGAAAATACCCATGCCGCTTTCGCGCGCGCGTTGGAGGCCGCAGCGGATATGATCGAATGCGATCTGCAGCTGACGGCCGACGGCCATGTCGTCATCATCCACGACTATACCGCGGACCGCACCACGAGCGGCTCCGGGGCGATCGCGGATCAGACTCTCGACGATTTGCGCGCTCTCGATGCCGGTGCCTGGAAGGACGCAGCCTTTGCGGGGGAAAAAGTGCCCACTCTCGAGGAGACTCTGGATCAGGTTCTGCCCACCGCCGAACTGAATCTCGAGCTGAAAAGCCGCGGGACCCGGGAGGATTCCCGACGCCTCGCTTTGGCGGCTGCGGCTGCCGTGCGCGATCGAGACGTCTGGTCGCGGGTCATTTTTTCTTCATTCAATCCCGAAGCTTTGATCGAGCTCCGCGAAGTCGCCCCGGAAGCCCGGATCGGGGTGCTTTGGCATCATGAGGATTATACGTTGGCTTTCGATGCAGCAGCCCAGCTGGGTGCTGTGAGTCTGCACCCCTATGCGGGACATGTGACGCCCGCGCTGGTGGCCGAGGCGCATGGCCGAGGCCTGCGGGTGTTCACCTGGACGGAGAACGATCCGGAACGGATTCAGGCGCTGGCCCGAATGGGCTGCGACGGGATCATCAGTGACTATCCAGGCCGTCTTCTCGAAGCACGCGGACGGCTGCTGGCCGCCACATGA